In the Malus domestica chromosome 16, GDT2T_hap1 genome, one interval contains:
- the LOC139193163 gene encoding uncharacterized protein produces the protein MERVQKWQKPYSGWIKCNFDAAWDDIKSRGGIGIMVRNSDGEFIASMVVWENGIRSALHVEAAAMHASSVFKRQWSIEQVQVEGDALLVISAIQNEGTAHHGPYGHLFADTQQILQSFKIVDNGLVSDSVLLLEADADEDAESVCLSYDFLWDLREKTFFAVDISQVDDM, from the exons ATGGAACGAGTTCAGAAATGGCAGAAGCCATATTCTGGTTGGATAAAATGCAACTTTGATGCTGCTTGGGATGATATTAAATCACGTGGAGGTATTGGGATTATGGTAAGAAACTCAGATGGTGAGTTCATTGCATCAATGGTGGTCTGGGAGAATGGGATTCGTTCTGCATTACATGTCGAGGCTGCTGCTATGCATGCATCATCTGTGTTTAAACGACAATGGTCAATTGAACAGGTGCAAGTGGAGGGTGATGCTCTTTTGGTGATATCCGCAATCCAAAATGAAGGAACAGCGCATCACGGCCCTTATGGACATTTGTTTGCTGATACACAACAGATCCTTCAAAGTTTCAA AATTGTTGATAACGGTTTGGTTTCAGATTCGGTTTTGTTATTGGAAGCAGACGCCGACGAAGACGCAGAATCAGTCTGTCTGTCTTATGATTTCTTGTGGGATTTACGAGAGAAGACCTTCTTCGCTGTTGATATCAGTCAAGTCGATGACATGTGA
- the LOC103427896 gene encoding squamosa promoter-binding-like protein 14, translating into MEDAGGQVAAPIYFHQTLSGRFCDSPAMGRKRDHPYQGPNYQHPHLQQLRMTNPGNNWNPNVWDWDAVTFVAKPLDSELQHLGTTFTTEQRNKEEATGPVKNTAEDEDDESLQLNLAGGFTSVEEPVPRPNKRVRSGSPGNGNGSYPMCQVDNCKEDLSNAKDYHRRHKVCEIHSKSTKSLVAKQMQRFCQQCSRFHLLSEFDEGKRSCRRRLAGHNRRRRKTQAEDVTSRLTLPGGGDNKGIGNIDIVNLLADIACPQGKNDVRNINGSSVLDREQLLQILSKINSLPLPADLAAKLPNLGSLTRKASELLSLDLQNKLNGRASAATMDLLTVLSATLATSAPEALAMLSQKCSQSSDSEKTKLTCSDQAAGPNLHKIPPQEIPSAGGERSSTSYQSPMEDSDCQVQETRVNLPLQLFSSSPENDSLPKLASSRKYFSSDSSNPTEDRSPSSSPPVVHTLFPMKSLAETVKSEKLLVSKEISANPDSSRTCGSNMPFDLFRGSNRAAEASSIQSFPNQPGYTSSGSDHSPSSLNSDAQDRTGRILFKLFDKDPSHLPGTLRTQIYNWLSNSPSEMESYIRPGCVVLSVYVSMPPASWEQLDENLVQHASSLVQSSDSDFWRSGRFLVNTGMQLASHKDEKIRTCKAWRSCSSPELISVAPLAVVGGQETSLLLRGRNLNTLGTRIHCTYMGGYTSKEATGSAYHGTMFDEINLGSFQIHDASPGVLGRCFIEVENGFRGNSFPVIIADATICRELKVLESVFDAESKVCDLISEDESHDYGRPTSREEALHFLNELGWLFQRKRICSMLQEPRYALSRFKFLLTFSVEKDCCALVKTLLDILFDRNFDSDELSGGSVMLSDMQLLNRAVKRRCRKMVDLLINYSIVNSDIDKRYIFPPNLAGPGSMTPLHLAACMSSTDDMIDALTNDPQEIGLNCWNSLLDASGQSPYAYALMRNNYSYNNLVARKLADRRNSQVTVTIGNERDQPQMSMELERRTNTRSRQGSRSCTKCAIAATKYSRRVPGAQGLLQRPFIHSMLAIAAVCVCVCLFLRGSPDIGLVAPFKWENLEFGTI; encoded by the exons ATGGAAGACGCCGGCGGCCAAGTTGCTGCTCCAATTTACTTTCACCAGACGCTTTCGGGCCGGTTTTGCGATTCGCCGGCCATGGGGAGGAAGCGCGATCACCCTTACCAGGGCCCCAATTATCAACACCCTCACTTGCAGCAGCTGCGCATGACAAACCCCGGCAACAACTGGAATCCAAACGTTTGGGACTGGGACGCTGTGACATTTGTTGCCAAGCCTCTGGACTCCGAGCTGCAGCATCTTGGTACCACTTTCACAACAGAGCAGAGGAACAAAGAGGAAGCTACTGGGCCTGTGAAGAACACGgcggaagatgaagatgatgagagCCTTCAGCTGAATCTCGCTGGTGGCTTCACCTCTGTGGAGGAGCCCGTGCCCAGGCCCAATAAAAGGGTCCGGTCTGGATCTCCGGGCAATGGGAATGGGAGCTACCCTATGTGCCAAGTTGATAACTGCAAGGAAGATCTGTCCAATGCGAAGGACTACCACCGCCGACATAAAGTCTGTGAGATTCACAGCAAATCCACCAAATCCCTTGTTGCCAAGCAGATGCAGAGATTCTGCCAGCAGTGCAGCAG gtttcaccTCCTTTCAGAGTTCGATGAGGGGAAGAGGAGTTGTAGACGGAGACTAGCGGGGCATAACCGGAGAAGAAGGAAAACCCAAGCAGAGGATGTTACTTCACGGCTCACTCTCCCAGGAGGTGGCGATAACAAAGGCATTGGAAATATAGATATCGTCAACTTGCTAGCTGATATAGCTTGTCCACAAG GGAAAAATGATGTCAGAAATATCAATGGCTCATCGGTATTGGACAGAGAGCAGCTCCTTCAGATTCTTAGTAAGATAAATTCGTTACCTTTGCCAGCAGACCTTGCTGCCAAGTTGCCGAATCTTGGAAGTTTGACTAGGAAAGCTTCTGAACTGCTTTCTTTAGATCTGCAAAACAAATTGAATGGAAGAGCATCTGCAGCAACCATGGACTTACTTACTGTACTATCAGCTACTCTAGCAACATCTGCTCCAGAAGCTCTGGCAATGTTATCTCAGAAGTGCAGCCAGAGCAGTGACAGTGAGAAAACTAAGTTGACCTGCTCTGACCAGGCAGCTGGTCCCAATTTGCACAAGATACCTCCACAAGAGATTCCTTCAGCTGGGGGAGAGAGAAGTAGTACAAGTTACCAGTCTCCCATGGAAGATTCTGACTGCCAGGTTCAAGAAACTCGAGTTAATTTACCCTTACAGCTATTTAGCTCCTCACCTGAGAATGACAGCCTGCCAAAACTGGCTTCTTCTAGAAAGTATTTCTCTTCTGACAGTAGTAATCCCACTGAGGATAGGtcaccttcatcttcccctCCTGTTGTGCATACACTGTTTCCAATGAAGAGTTTGGCAGAAACTGTTAAGTCTGAGAAGTTGTTGGTAAGCAAAGAGATCAGCGCAAACCCCGACTCTAGCAGGACTTGTGGCAGTAACATGCCTTTTGATCTTTTTAGAGGGTCAAATAGGGCAGCTGAAGCTAGCTCCATTCAAAGTTTCCCTAACCAACCTGGCTATACTTCTTCTGGGTCGGACCATTCACCTTCTAGTTTGAATTCTGATGCGCAG GATCGCACAGGAAGGATATTATTTAAGCTATTTGATAAAGATCCAAGTCATTTACCAGGGACATTGCGCACACAG ATATACAATTGGCTTTCCAACAGTCCATCTGAAATGGAGAGTTACATAAGGCCTGGTTGTGTCGTTCTATCAGTTTATGTATCAATGCCACCTGCTTCCTGGGAGCAA CTTGATGAAAACCTGGTTCAGCATGCCAGTTCTTTGGTTCAAAGTTCAGATTCTGATTTTTGGAGAAGTGGGAGGTTTTTAGTTAATACAGGCATGCAATTAGCATCACACAAAGATG AAAAAATTCGTACATGCAAAGCTTGGAGATCATGTAGTTCTCCAGAGTTGATCTCTGTGGCCCCTTTGGCTGTTGTGGGTGGGCAAGAAACTTCTCTTCTGTTAAGGGGTAGAAATTTGAATACTCTTGGCACCAG GATTCATTGCACGTATATGGGGGGTTACACGTCAAAGGAAGCTACTGGTTCAGCATATCATGGAACGATGTTTGATGAGATAAACTTGGGTAGTTTCCAAATTCATGATGCATCTCCTGGTGTTCTTGGTCGCTGTTTCATAGAG GTGGAAAATGGTTTTAGGGGCAACAGTTTTCCAGTGATAATAGCTGACGCGACAATCTGCAGAGAATTGAAAGTCCTTGAGTCAGTGTTTGATGCTGAGTCAAAAGTATGTGATTTAATATCAGAAGATGAAAGCCATGATTATGGGCGGCCAACATCAAGGGAGGAAGCCCTTCACTTTTTGAATGAGCTAGGATGGCTCTTCCAAAGAAAAAGGATATGTTCCATGCTTCAAGAGCCTCGTTATGCACTCAGCCGTTTTAAATTTTTACTCACATTCAGTGTCGAGAAAGACTGTTGTGCTTTGGTTAAAACACTTCTAGACATTCTATTTGATAGAAACTTTGACAGTGATGAGCTGTCGGGAGGGTCAGTTATGCTGTCAGACATGCAGCTTCTGAACCGGGCAGTAAAAAGGAGATGCAGGAAGATGGTTGACTTGCTCATTAATTATTCTATAGTTAATAGTGACATTGACAAGAGATACATCTTTCCACCTAATCTTGCTGGACCTGGCAGCATGACACCTCTTCATTTGGCTGCTTGTATGTCAAGTACGGATGACATGATTGATGCTTTGACAAATGACCCGCAGGAG ATTGGCCTGAACTGCTGGAACTCCCTTTTGGATGCTAGTGGGCAATCTCCGTATGCTTAtgctttgatgaggaataactACTCTTACAACAACTTGGTGGCTCGTAAGCTTGCAGACAGAAGAAATAGTCAGGTTACTGTCACAATTGGAAATGAGAGAGATCAACCTCAGATGAGTATGGAGCTGGAGCGTAGGACAAATACGCGATCCAGACAAGGTAGTAGATCATGTACCAAGTGTGCAATTGCGGCAACCAAATACAGTAGGAGAGTTCCCGGTGCACAAGGCTTGCTTCAGCGTCCCTTCATTCATTCtatgcttgctatagctgctgtttgtgtgtgtgtgtgcttgTTCTTGAGAGGCTCCCCAGACATTGGCTTAGTTGCTCCTTTCAAGTGGGAGAATTTGGAGTTTGGCACAATTTAA
- the LOC103427985 gene encoding protein VACUOLELESS GAMETOPHYTES isoform X1 — protein MISNKPLKKTRTFLLKRSESTTPQSQSQPQSQSQSQPTKLDNIVPRNNKSSLLEFPTSPQLVFGEEILHFGHPQHPLSQVILPDLFTCAGCKEYGAGKRFICQQCDFQLHDFCALAPPALKNHPFHFQHQLVFYSKAVKGGIAQSKCDVCHRPSKGYAFRCSACSFQMHPCCAMLSSEINLQTHPHTLRLLPAAASGSIGGDSSGSSFVCAECRRKKSGRVYHCKVCDYHIHAVCAKNMINGLQENGLKGREKPSVLGTAARLASQVVIEFIGGLIEGLGEGVAEVFVQNIARSGRPNAPN, from the exons ATGATTAGCAATAAACccttgaagaagacaagaaCTTTTCTCCTAAAGAGGTCAGAATCAACTACCCCCCAATCCCAATCTCAACCCCAATCCCAATCCCAATCCCAACCCACAAAGTTGGATAATATTGTCCCTAGAAATAATAAGTCTTCTTTGCTCGAATTCCCCACATCTCCTCAACTGGTATTTGGGGAAGAGATACTTCATTTCGGTCATCCACAACACCCTCTGTCCCAAGTGATCCTGCCCGACCTCTTCACCTGCGCCGGCTGCAAGGAGTACGGCGCTGGCAAGAGGTTCATTTGCCAACAATGTGACTTTCAGCTCCATGATTTTTGTGCCTTGGCTCCTCCAGCTCTAAAGAACCATCCCTTCCACTTCCAACACCAACTTGTTTTCTATTCTAAAGCAG ttAAAGGAGGAATTGCACAATCCAAGTGCGATGTTTGTCACAGGCCAAGCAAAGGTTATGCTTTCAGATGCAGCGCATGCAGCTTCCAGATGCATCCTTGCTGTGCGATGTTGTCTTCAGAAATAAACCTGCAGACTCACCCACATACCCTAAGGCTTTTACCAGCAGCAGCAAGTGGTAGCATTGGCGGAGATTCTTCTGGTAGCAGTTTTGTTTGTGCGGAGTGCAGGAGGAAGAAGTCGGGCAGGGTTTACCACTGCAAGGTGTGTGATTACCATATTCATGCAGTTTGCGCCAAGAACATGATAAATGGGCTGCAAGAAAACGGCCTCAAGGGGCGAGAAAAGCCGAGTGTGTTGGGGACTGCTGCTCGCCTCGCATCTCAAGTCGTCATTGAATTCATCGGCGGCCTCATTGAGGGGCTTGGGGAAGGTGTTGCCGAAGTTTTCGTTCAGAATATTGCCCGATCAGGAAGACCCAATGCCCCTAATTGA
- the LOC103427985 gene encoding protein VACUOLELESS GAMETOPHYTES isoform X2, with protein sequence MISNKPLKKTRTFLLKRSESTTPQSQSQPQSQSQSQPTKLDNIVPRNNKSSLLEFPTSPQLVFGEEILHFGHPQHPLSQVILPDLFTCAGCKEYGAGKRFICQQCDFQLHDFCALAPPALKNHPFHFQHQLVFYSKAGGIAQSKCDVCHRPSKGYAFRCSACSFQMHPCCAMLSSEINLQTHPHTLRLLPAAASGSIGGDSSGSSFVCAECRRKKSGRVYHCKVCDYHIHAVCAKNMINGLQENGLKGREKPSVLGTAARLASQVVIEFIGGLIEGLGEGVAEVFVQNIARSGRPNAPN encoded by the exons ATGATTAGCAATAAACccttgaagaagacaagaaCTTTTCTCCTAAAGAGGTCAGAATCAACTACCCCCCAATCCCAATCTCAACCCCAATCCCAATCCCAATCCCAACCCACAAAGTTGGATAATATTGTCCCTAGAAATAATAAGTCTTCTTTGCTCGAATTCCCCACATCTCCTCAACTGGTATTTGGGGAAGAGATACTTCATTTCGGTCATCCACAACACCCTCTGTCCCAAGTGATCCTGCCCGACCTCTTCACCTGCGCCGGCTGCAAGGAGTACGGCGCTGGCAAGAGGTTCATTTGCCAACAATGTGACTTTCAGCTCCATGATTTTTGTGCCTTGGCTCCTCCAGCTCTAAAGAACCATCCCTTCCACTTCCAACACCAACTTGTTTTCTATTCTAAAGCAG GAGGAATTGCACAATCCAAGTGCGATGTTTGTCACAGGCCAAGCAAAGGTTATGCTTTCAGATGCAGCGCATGCAGCTTCCAGATGCATCCTTGCTGTGCGATGTTGTCTTCAGAAATAAACCTGCAGACTCACCCACATACCCTAAGGCTTTTACCAGCAGCAGCAAGTGGTAGCATTGGCGGAGATTCTTCTGGTAGCAGTTTTGTTTGTGCGGAGTGCAGGAGGAAGAAGTCGGGCAGGGTTTACCACTGCAAGGTGTGTGATTACCATATTCATGCAGTTTGCGCCAAGAACATGATAAATGGGCTGCAAGAAAACGGCCTCAAGGGGCGAGAAAAGCCGAGTGTGTTGGGGACTGCTGCTCGCCTCGCATCTCAAGTCGTCATTGAATTCATCGGCGGCCTCATTGAGGGGCTTGGGGAAGGTGTTGCCGAAGTTTTCGTTCAGAATATTGCCCGATCAGGAAGACCCAATGCCCCTAATTGA
- the LOC139193164 gene encoding uncharacterized protein, producing the protein MYGSNNIQIKTILDEHTCGRTWANKNMKSPLLIDLYMDMIKLNPTWPVDSFLATVESEWNHGCTKRKAFRALDRALKIIEGKHAEQYTKLWDFAEEVKKTNPGSTVKVKLDRGRFQRIYVCLGVCKEEFKSGCRPLIGLDGCHLKSVYGGQLLCVVGIDPNDETWVIAYAVVEMENKSSWIWFLELLVIDVGIVNQGGWTFISDQQKGLIPSFKKVLLNSHHRFCMRHLYTNFRNLFKGKTLKDALWSVARTTTVPYFKKAMEDMKKLDEKAYDWLVKLPTHHWSKSHFETHPKCDMC; encoded by the coding sequence ATGTATGGTTCGAACAACATACAGATCAAGACCATACTTGATGAACACACCTGTGGgagaacttgggcaaacaagaACATGAAGTCCCCTTTGCTGATTGATTTGTACATGGACATGATAAAACTGAATCCCACATGGCCTGTGGATTCCTTTTTGGCAACTGTCGAATCAGAGTGGAATCACGGTTGTACAAAAAGGAAGGCTTTCAGGGCTTTAGATAGGGCTTTAAAGATCATTGAAGGAAAACATGCAGAGCAGTACACAAAGTTGTGGGACTTTGCTGAGGAAGTGAAGAAGACTAACCCTGGAAGCACAGTGAAGGTGAAGTTGGATAGGGGGAGGTTCCAAAGGATATATGTGTGCTTGGGGGTTTGTAAAGAGGAGTTTAAATCAGGGTGCAGGCCATTGATAGGATTAGATGGGTGTCATTTAAAGAGTGTATATGGAGGTCAGCTACTTTGTGTTGTTGGCATTGACCCAAATGATGAAACATGGGTTATAGCGTATGCAGTTGTAGAAATGGAGAATAAGTCCAGTTGGATTTGGTTCTTAGAGTTATTGGTCATTGATGTTGGGATTGTCAATCAAGGGGGATGGACATTTATCAGTGATCAGCAAAAGGGGTTAATTCCGTCTTTTAAAAAAGTCCTCCTTAATTCCCACCACAGATTTTGTATGAGACATTTGTATACCAACTTCAGAAATTTGTTCAAAGGGAAAACATTGAAGGATGCTTTATGGTCAGTAGCTAGAACAACAACAGTTCCCTACTTCAAAAAAGCAATGGAGGATATGAAGAAGCTTGATGAAAAGGCCTACGATTggttggtgaagttgcctacACATCATTGGAGCAAGTCCCATTTTGAAACACATCCCAAGTGTGACATGTGCTGA